Proteins encoded together in one Pseudomonas sp. ADAK13 window:
- the arnF gene encoding 4-amino-4-deoxy-L-arabinose-phosphoundecaprenol flippase subunit ArnF has translation MSRARGFALALGSVALVSGAQLGMRWSMTRLPLPAEWLTALNTGAIDLGALGVVILAIIAYALSMLCWLGALKDLPLGRAYSLLSISYALVYLLAASLPVFNEHFSVSKTAGVALVILGVLTINSRRASTTSPRNAP, from the coding sequence ATGAGTCGCGCTCGCGGTTTTGCCCTGGCCCTGGGCAGCGTTGCACTGGTGAGCGGCGCCCAGTTGGGCATGCGCTGGAGCATGACGCGCCTGCCGCTGCCCGCCGAATGGCTGACAGCGCTCAACACCGGTGCCATCGACCTTGGCGCACTGGGCGTGGTGATCCTGGCGATCATCGCCTATGCCCTGTCGATGCTCTGCTGGCTGGGCGCGCTGAAAGACCTGCCGCTGGGGCGTGCCTATTCGCTGCTCAGCATCAGCTACGCGCTGGTGTACCTGCTGGCCGCCAGCCTGCCGGTGTTCAACGAACATTTTTCCGTTTCAAAAACTGCGGGAGTGGCCTTGGTCATCCTCGGAGTCCTGACTATCAACTCTCGTCGTGCTAGCACCACAAGTCCCAGGAATGCCCCATGA
- the arnT gene encoding lipid IV(A) 4-amino-4-deoxy-L-arabinosyltransferase codes for MIRRWALPLLLLAFGVFYLIPLATHGLWIPDETRYAQISQEMLLTGKWASPHFMGIRYFEKPAAGYWMIALGQAIFGQNLFGVRFASALSTGLSILLVYFVARRLWNDPRKSLVSAVLYMSFVSVAFLAGYANLDPQFTFWVNLTGAALWFCFDSTTPRGRLGSWALLGFACGMGFMTKGFLAWLLPVLIALPYMVWQKRFRELLTYGLVAVVVAIVVSLPWALMVHAQEPDYWNFFFWHEHIQRFAGEDAQHSEPFWYYLPLLVAFTLPWMALLPSTVKQAWLEKRSAKIGFLLLWLLMPLAFFSLAKGKLPSYIMPCLLPLALLMGHTLADKLAQARGRVLRINGWLNLILGVLGLLALTWFQLKKPVYEHGQETLSLVLVFIFLFGWIIANLLQAARPLHLWAAPVIGSWLLVALVPAALPHSVVYNKTPDQFIIDHLQELQPTTALLSNDLGAASALSWRLQRPEVMLYNTVGEVKYGIAFPDTAYRKIDAAHVQQWMTDARKQGSVGVVMRVKGDDERQEVELLPKDGKRYEQGNIVILIFPQSAP; via the coding sequence ATGATCCGGCGCTGGGCCCTGCCCCTGCTCCTGTTGGCTTTCGGGGTGTTCTACCTGATCCCGCTGGCCACCCACGGGCTGTGGATTCCCGACGAAACCCGCTATGCGCAGATCAGCCAGGAAATGCTGCTGACCGGCAAGTGGGCGTCGCCGCACTTCATGGGAATTCGCTACTTCGAAAAACCGGCCGCCGGGTACTGGATGATCGCGCTGGGCCAGGCGATCTTCGGCCAGAACCTGTTCGGCGTGCGTTTTGCCTCGGCCTTGAGCACCGGCCTGAGCATCCTACTGGTGTACTTCGTGGCCCGGCGTTTGTGGAACGACCCGCGCAAGAGCCTGGTCAGCGCCGTGCTGTACATGAGTTTCGTCAGCGTCGCGTTCCTGGCGGGCTATGCCAACCTCGATCCGCAGTTCACCTTCTGGGTCAACCTGACCGGGGCTGCGCTGTGGTTCTGCTTCGACAGCACCACCCCCCGTGGCCGCCTGGGGTCCTGGGCCTTGCTCGGGTTCGCCTGCGGCATGGGCTTCATGACCAAGGGGTTCCTCGCCTGGTTGCTGCCGGTGTTGATCGCCCTGCCCTACATGGTCTGGCAAAAGCGCTTTCGTGAGCTGCTCACCTATGGCCTGGTGGCCGTGGTCGTCGCGATTGTCGTCAGCCTGCCGTGGGCACTGATGGTGCATGCCCAGGAACCGGATTACTGGAATTTCTTCTTCTGGCACGAGCACATCCAGCGCTTTGCCGGCGAAGACGCCCAGCACTCCGAACCCTTCTGGTACTACCTGCCGTTGCTGGTAGCGTTCACCCTGCCGTGGATGGCGTTGCTGCCGTCCACCGTCAAACAGGCGTGGCTGGAAAAGCGCAGTGCCAAGATCGGCTTCCTGTTGCTGTGGCTGCTGATGCCGTTGGCGTTCTTCAGCCTGGCCAAGGGCAAGCTGCCGTCGTACATCATGCCGTGCCTGCTGCCGCTGGCATTGTTGATGGGCCATACCCTGGCCGACAAGTTGGCCCAGGCCCGTGGCCGCGTACTGCGCATCAACGGCTGGCTGAACCTGATCCTCGGCGTGCTGGGGCTGCTGGCCCTGACCTGGTTCCAATTGAAGAAGCCGGTGTATGAGCACGGCCAGGAAACCTTGAGCCTGGTGCTGGTGTTCATCTTCCTGTTCGGCTGGATCATCGCCAATCTGCTGCAAGCCGCCCGCCCGCTGCACCTGTGGGCCGCACCGGTGATCGGTAGCTGGCTGCTGGTGGCACTGGTGCCGGCCGCGTTGCCGCACTCGGTGGTTTATAACAAGACCCCGGACCAGTTCATCATCGATCACCTCCAGGAATTGCAGCCCACCACCGCGTTGCTGAGCAACGACCTGGGTGCGGCCTCGGCCTTGTCATGGCGCCTGCAGCGTCCCGAAGTGATGCTTTACAACACCGTTGGCGAAGTGAAATACGGCATCGCCTTCCCGGACACCGCTTACCGCAAGATCGATGCCGCCCATGTCCAGCAATGGATGACCGACGCGCGCAAACAGGGTTCAGTGGGCGTGGTGATGCGGGTCAAGGGTGACGACGAGCGCCAGGAAGTCGAGCTGCTGCCCAAAGACGGCAAGCGCTACGAGCAAGGCAATATTGTGATTCTGATTTTCCCGCAGAGTGCCCCATGA
- the arnE gene encoding 4-amino-4-deoxy-L-arabinose-phosphoundecaprenol flippase subunit ArnE, with protein MTTLLLLLGACLLTCMGQVSQKFAVEGWRDQPEGWALKLRSPWLWSALICLGLGLLVWLLVLQRLEVGIAYPMLSLNFVLVTLVARFVFHEHIDGRHWFGVLLVIAGVVLLGRQV; from the coding sequence ATGACCACACTGCTGCTGTTGTTGGGCGCGTGCCTGCTGACCTGCATGGGCCAGGTGTCCCAGAAGTTTGCCGTGGAAGGCTGGCGTGACCAGCCCGAGGGTTGGGCCTTGAAGCTGCGCTCGCCGTGGCTGTGGTCGGCACTGATATGCCTGGGCCTGGGTTTGCTGGTGTGGCTGCTGGTGCTGCAACGCCTGGAAGTCGGCATCGCCTACCCGATGCTCAGCCTCAACTTTGTGCTGGTGACCCTGGTGGCGCGCTTTGTGTTCCACGAACACATCGACGGCCGCCATTGGTTCGGCGTGCTGCTGGTGATTGCCGGTGTGGTGTTGCTGGGGCGTCAGGTATGA
- a CDS encoding UDP-glucose dehydrogenase family protein: protein MKISVFGSGYVGLVQATVLAEVGHDVICMDVDENKVKQLQQGHVSIFEPGLAAMVKENLEGGRLTFTYDEKLAVEHGEVLFIAVGTPSDEDGSADLKYVLSVGDAVARHRVQPVILVEKSTVPVGTGDTLRAHMEKALHLAGRHLEFDIVSNPEFLKEGSAVADCRRPDRIVIGCEREEVREVMRELYAPFNRNHDRIIFMDLRSAELTKYAANCMLATKISFINQIAELAEHLGADIEAVRLGIGADSRIGYHFIYPGCGYGGSCFPKDMRALIHSAKAANCSSDLLEAVEAINQRQKSKLFERANAFFKGDLKGKTFALWGLAFKPNTDDMRDAPSRVLMEALWAAGANVRAFDPEAMQETQRIYGDDPRLMLMGTPESTLSGSDALIICTEWQQFKAPDFDLIQQRLKTPVIFDGRNLYDGERLARKGIQYFPMGRGDSCNLPIPQQNWVPQAEEA, encoded by the coding sequence ATGAAAATCAGTGTATTTGGTAGTGGTTACGTCGGTCTGGTGCAGGCCACCGTATTGGCCGAAGTCGGTCACGATGTCATCTGCATGGACGTTGACGAGAACAAGGTCAAGCAACTGCAACAGGGCCACGTGAGCATTTTCGAGCCGGGCCTGGCGGCCATGGTCAAGGAAAACCTCGAAGGCGGGCGCCTGACGTTTACCTATGACGAAAAACTCGCGGTCGAGCACGGCGAAGTCCTGTTTATCGCCGTGGGCACGCCTTCGGATGAAGACGGCTCGGCCGACCTGAAATACGTGCTGTCGGTAGGCGATGCGGTGGCCCGTCACCGGGTGCAACCGGTGATCCTGGTGGAAAAGTCCACCGTGCCCGTCGGCACTGGCGACACCTTGCGCGCCCACATGGAAAAAGCCCTGCACCTGGCCGGCCGCCACCTGGAATTCGATATCGTCTCCAACCCGGAATTCCTCAAGGAAGGCTCGGCCGTTGCCGACTGCCGCCGCCCGGACCGCATCGTCATTGGCTGCGAGCGTGAAGAAGTGCGCGAGGTGATGCGTGAATTGTATGCACCGTTCAACCGCAACCACGACCGCATCATCTTCATGGACCTGCGCAGCGCCGAGCTGACCAAGTACGCCGCCAACTGCATGCTGGCCACCAAGATCAGCTTCATCAACCAGATCGCCGAACTGGCCGAACACCTGGGCGCCGACATCGAAGCCGTGCGCTTGGGCATCGGTGCCGACTCGCGCATTGGTTATCACTTTATCTACCCGGGCTGCGGTTATGGCGGCTCGTGCTTCCCCAAGGACATGCGCGCCCTGATCCACAGCGCCAAGGCCGCCAACTGCTCCAGCGACCTGCTGGAAGCCGTGGAAGCGATCAACCAGCGCCAGAAGAGCAAGCTGTTCGAACGCGCCAACGCGTTCTTCAAGGGCGACCTCAAGGGCAAGACCTTCGCCTTGTGGGGCCTGGCGTTCAAACCGAACACCGACGACATGCGCGACGCACCCAGCCGTGTGCTGATGGAAGCCCTGTGGGCCGCCGGCGCCAATGTGCGCGCGTTTGACCCGGAAGCCATGCAGGAAACCCAGCGCATCTATGGCGATGACCCGCGCCTGATGCTGATGGGCACCCCGGAGTCGACCCTGAGCGGTTCCGACGCCTTGATCATTTGCACTGAATGGCAGCAGTTCAAGGCGCCGGACTTCGACCTGATTCAGCAGCGCCTGAAAACCCCGGTGATCTTCGACGGCCGTAACCTGTACGACGGCGAACGCTTGGCACGCAAAGGCATCCAGTACTTCCCGATGGGCCGCGGCGACTCCTGCAATTTGCCGATCCCCCAGCAAAACTGGGTACCTCAGGCCGAGGAAGCCTAA